One Halalkalicoccus subterraneus DNA window includes the following coding sequences:
- the hmgB gene encoding hydroxymethylglutaryl-CoA synthase, translating into MTEVGIDAIEIWTGKLKLDLPNTFAPAKGEDPEKYTKGLGLNASSFPDTYEDIVTMGANAAHRLMEHEGLEPEDIGRIDVATESSFDNSKPVSTYIAGCLERVYDGKFSHANKGERKFACLAGTQSIDDAYNWIKAGRNRGRSALVIATDTALYARNDPGEATQGAGAVAMLISEDPELVTLSTEQGYGSADETDFLKPNQQFPSVDGKRSVQVYLARMREALQDFESVAGRVTVEDFAYGPFHTPFPGMVRKAALFAYRHMTRDTAIEDDLAEEIGRQPREEAFDDDEAYEEALREYMDGLKRTDAYQEWYGRVIDPTLTISRNVGNWYTGSVHLARASALRTAFEEGRDLAGERLMVGSYGSGAQAEIHAETVQDTWEGKIADLTIDQQIEDRYDLSYEEYERVHDVHNHDVDSDVEGEDVEGFTAPAEEFVFDGWGRMGERKYRFAE; encoded by the coding sequence ATGACAGAGGTCGGTATCGACGCCATCGAGATCTGGACCGGGAAGCTGAAACTCGACCTGCCGAACACGTTCGCGCCGGCGAAGGGTGAGGACCCCGAGAAGTACACCAAAGGGCTGGGACTGAACGCGAGTTCCTTCCCCGACACCTACGAGGACATCGTCACGATGGGCGCGAACGCCGCCCATCGCCTGATGGAACACGAGGGGCTCGAACCGGAGGACATCGGCCGGATCGACGTCGCCACCGAGAGTTCCTTCGACAACTCCAAACCGGTCTCGACGTATATCGCGGGCTGTCTCGAACGGGTCTACGACGGGAAGTTCAGCCACGCCAACAAGGGCGAGCGCAAGTTCGCCTGTCTCGCGGGCACCCAGTCGATCGACGACGCCTACAACTGGATCAAGGCCGGCCGAAACAGGGGCCGCTCCGCGCTCGTGATCGCGACCGACACCGCGCTCTATGCGAGAAACGACCCCGGCGAGGCCACACAGGGGGCCGGTGCCGTGGCGATGCTCATCTCGGAGGACCCCGAGCTCGTGACCCTCTCGACCGAGCAAGGTTACGGGAGCGCCGACGAAACGGACTTCCTGAAACCCAACCAGCAGTTCCCGTCGGTCGACGGCAAGCGATCGGTGCAGGTGTATCTCGCCCGCATGCGCGAGGCGCTTCAGGACTTCGAGAGCGTCGCCGGGCGCGTCACGGTCGAGGACTTCGCCTACGGGCCGTTCCACACGCCGTTCCCTGGCATGGTCCGGAAGGCGGCGCTGTTCGCCTACCGCCACATGACCCGGGACACGGCGATCGAGGACGATCTCGCCGAGGAGATCGGCCGCCAGCCCCGTGAGGAGGCGTTCGACGACGACGAGGCCTACGAGGAGGCGCTCCGGGAGTACATGGACGGGCTGAAGCGCACCGACGCCTACCAGGAGTGGTACGGCCGGGTGATCGACCCCACGCTCACGATCTCGCGGAACGTCGGCAACTGGTACACCGGCTCGGTCCACCTCGCGCGTGCGAGCGCGCTCAGGACCGCCTTCGAGGAGGGCCGTGACCTGGCAGGCGAGCGCCTGATGGTGGGCTCGTACGGCAGCGGCGCGCAGGCGGAGATCCACGCCGAGACCGTCCAGGACACCTGGGAGGGGAAGATCGCCGACCTGACGATCGACCAGCAGATCGAGGACCGCTATGACCTCTCCTACGAGGAGTACGAGCGCGTCCACGACGTCCACAACCACGATGTCGACAGCGACGTCGAGGGCGAAGACGTCGAGGGGTTCACCGCGCCCGCCGAGGAGTTCGTCTTCGACGGCTGGGGTCGGATGGGCGAGCGAAAGTACCGGTTCGCCGAGTAA
- a CDS encoding DUF2150 family protein — protein MSTPPEAFYSEERWQNWIDRLKDEEIDPEDEDSARLLLNLQDDAAIAVAKIIGAHEEGNLSEEEAVEELADVREIVLSDVEVENEETAFLIDGVQTSLVCVFAAAEEYMMRGASEEASIEEYVRAAADAEAEEDFDAALGYCAQAGTRIVDGEDLDVSIGEEIEYGFVAEWVNGLDSLQSAMRDPEVIEEDEDEA, from the coding sequence ATGAGCACCCCGCCAGAAGCGTTCTACTCCGAGGAACGGTGGCAGAACTGGATCGACCGGCTGAAGGACGAGGAGATCGATCCCGAGGACGAGGACTCCGCACGCCTGCTGCTCAACCTGCAGGACGACGCCGCCATCGCCGTCGCGAAGATCATCGGCGCCCACGAAGAGGGAAACCTCTCCGAGGAGGAGGCCGTCGAGGAACTCGCGGACGTCCGTGAGATCGTCCTCTCGGACGTCGAGGTCGAAAACGAGGAAACGGCCTTCCTGATCGACGGCGTCCAGACGAGCCTCGTCTGTGTCTTCGCCGCCGCCGAGGAGTACATGATGCGCGGAGCGAGCGAGGAAGCCAGCATCGAGGAGTACGTCCGTGCCGCGGCCGACGCCGAGGCCGAGGAGGACTTCGACGCCGCGCTCGGCTACTGCGCGCAGGCCGGCACCCGAATCGTCGACGGTGAGGACCTCGACGTGAGCATCGGCGAGGAGATCGAGTACGGCTTCGTCGCCGAGTGGGTCAACGGTCTCGATAGCCTCCAGAGCGCGATGCGCGATCCCGAAGTCATCGAGGAGGACGAGGACGAAGCCTGA